The following are encoded together in the Anaerostipes caccae L1-92 genome:
- the glf gene encoding UDP-galactopyranose mutase, translated as MKHYDYILVGGGLFNGVVAREAGKQGKSCLVVEKRDALGGNIMCRDVEGILVHEYGAHIFHTSNEEVWKYVTSLAEFNHYINCPVANYHGETYNLPFNMNTFSKMWGITFPAEAKEIIESQKQKVEGEPSNLEEQAISLVGTDIYEKLIKGYTEKQWGRDCKDLPASIIKRIPVRYIYDNNYFNDPHQGIPKEGYNKLIGKLYEGCDVMLSTDYLEKREELECMGDKVIYTGTIDSYYGYCFGKLAYRSLRFEHELLEEENHQGVAVMNYTDRETPYTRKIEHKHFAFGKQEKTVVTKEYPAEWEDGMEPYYPVNDEENNRLFEKYRELSKKEEKVLFGGRLGEYKYYDMDKVIESALRFTKDTLHL; from the coding sequence ATGAAGCATTATGATTATATTTTAGTGGGCGGAGGACTTTTTAACGGAGTCGTGGCCAGAGAAGCAGGAAAACAGGGGAAATCGTGTCTGGTTGTGGAAAAAAGAGACGCCCTGGGAGGAAATATCATGTGCAGAGATGTGGAAGGAATCCTGGTCCATGAGTATGGAGCACACATTTTCCACACGAGCAATGAGGAAGTATGGAAGTATGTGACCTCGCTGGCAGAATTCAACCATTATATCAACTGTCCGGTAGCCAACTATCACGGTGAGACATATAATCTTCCTTTTAATATGAATACCTTCAGCAAGATGTGGGGAATTACATTTCCCGCTGAGGCAAAAGAGATCATAGAATCCCAGAAACAGAAGGTGGAGGGAGAGCCTTCAAATCTGGAAGAACAGGCCATCAGTCTGGTGGGCACAGACATATATGAGAAACTCATCAAAGGGTATACGGAAAAACAGTGGGGAAGAGACTGTAAGGACCTGCCCGCATCGATCATCAAGAGAATTCCTGTCCGGTACATCTACGACAACAATTATTTTAATGATCCGCATCAGGGAATACCGAAAGAAGGATACAACAAGCTGATTGGGAAGCTGTATGAAGGCTGTGACGTGATGCTCTCCACAGATTATCTGGAAAAGAGAGAGGAACTGGAATGCATGGGGGACAAGGTCATCTACACCGGAACGATCGATTCTTACTATGGATATTGTTTTGGAAAACTGGCCTACCGCAGTCTCAGATTTGAACACGAACTGCTGGAAGAAGAAAATCATCAGGGCGTGGCAGTCATGAACTATACGGACCGGGAGACGCCGTACACGAGAAAGATCGAACACAAGCACTTTGCATTCGGAAAACAGGAAAAAACCGTAGTCACGAAAGAATATCCGGCAGAGTGGGAAGACGGGATGGAACCTTACTACCCGGTCAACGATGAGGAAAACAACCGGTTGTTTGAAAAATACCGCGAGCTGTCCAAAAAGGAAGAAAAAGTTTTGTTCGGAGGAAGACTCGGGGAGTACAAATACTACGATATGGATAAAGTCATCGAGTCTGCTCTGCGGTTTACGAAGGATACACTGCATCTGTGA
- a CDS encoding Na/Pi cotransporter family protein encodes MSSFLLPMAGGLGLFLYGMKLMSDGLEKAAGARLRGILEFFTTNRFSGMLVGIFFTAIIQSSSASTVMVVSFVNAGLMNLSQAAGVILGANIGTTVTSQLVAFNLSDAAPVFLMSGVIMVMFVQNPRIKKAGEVVLGFGVLFTGLTTMSSTMSFLKDSPAVMQALSGLDNHFAAVLIGFVITAVLQSSSVTVSIVLLMASQGLLGLSICFFIILGCNMGSCVSALLASLSGKKNAKRAAVIHFLFNVFGSAAIFTMLSLFLGPITETILHISRGNVGRSVANAHTFFKIFEVLIMFPSTGLIVKLAEKIVPGDEAKPARSDLNFIGEYRSPISAIPQVRQEISRMAELANKNLELAFHAFLNCSTKHLGEIYQREEEIDSLSQKITDFLVNSNLQELPVGDREILGSMFYAVGDIERIGDLAENFADSARSAADHNSRLSKDAKRELVNMYNAVSALLKDAVVIFKEHKKEMIPDFYKHEQAIDAMERRYQKRHLNRMAQGICEPRAGLLFSDMLSSLERIADHGTNVAFSVMDHADEELLTES; translated from the coding sequence ATGAGTTCTTTTCTATTACCGATGGCCGGCGGCCTGGGACTATTTTTGTACGGAATGAAATTGATGAGTGACGGTCTTGAGAAAGCCGCCGGTGCCAGGCTGAGAGGGATCCTGGAGTTTTTCACGACCAACCGATTTTCGGGGATGCTGGTAGGAATCTTCTTCACAGCCATCATTCAGTCGTCCAGTGCCTCCACGGTTATGGTCGTAAGCTTCGTAAACGCAGGCCTTATGAATCTGTCACAGGCAGCGGGCGTGATTCTCGGTGCCAACATCGGAACAACTGTGACTTCCCAGCTGGTAGCATTTAATCTCTCAGATGCAGCACCTGTTTTTTTAATGTCCGGCGTGATCATGGTCATGTTTGTACAAAACCCTAGGATTAAAAAGGCAGGGGAAGTTGTCCTGGGATTCGGTGTGCTTTTCACCGGCCTTACCACCATGTCATCAACAATGTCATTCCTCAAGGACTCACCTGCTGTCATGCAGGCCCTTTCCGGACTGGACAACCATTTTGCTGCTGTATTGATCGGCTTTGTTATCACCGCCGTACTCCAGAGTTCTTCTGTAACGGTCAGCATTGTACTTTTGATGGCCTCCCAGGGACTGCTGGGACTCTCCATCTGTTTTTTCATCATTCTGGGCTGTAACATGGGTTCCTGTGTATCTGCACTCCTTGCCAGTTTAAGCGGCAAGAAAAACGCAAAACGAGCGGCAGTGATTCACTTTTTATTTAACGTCTTCGGAAGCGCCGCAATTTTTACAATGCTCAGCTTATTCCTCGGCCCGATCACCGAGACGATCTTACATATATCAAGGGGCAATGTAGGCCGCAGCGTTGCCAACGCTCATACATTTTTCAAAATCTTCGAAGTCCTGATCATGTTTCCGAGTACAGGGCTGATTGTCAAACTGGCAGAAAAGATTGTCCCCGGAGACGAAGCAAAGCCTGCCCGCTCCGATCTTAACTTCATCGGTGAGTACCGATCTCCGATCTCCGCAATTCCTCAGGTCCGGCAGGAAATTTCCCGTATGGCAGAGCTTGCGAACAAGAATCTGGAACTGGCTTTCCACGCATTTTTAAACTGCAGTACAAAACATTTGGGAGAGATTTACCAGAGAGAGGAGGAGATCGACAGTCTGAGCCAGAAAATCACCGACTTTCTCGTCAATTCCAATCTTCAGGAACTGCCCGTAGGTGACCGCGAGATCCTCGGCAGCATGTTCTATGCCGTCGGCGACATCGAACGCATCGGCGACCTTGCCGAAAATTTCGCCGATAGTGCCCGCTCAGCGGCTGACCACAATTCCCGTCTGAGCAAAGATGCGAAGCGCGAGCTTGTCAATATGTACAACGCTGTATCTGCCCTCCTGAAAGACGCCGTGGTGATCTTTAAAGAGCACAAAAAAGAGATGATCCCCGACTTTTATAAACATGAACAGGCCATAGACGCCATGGAACGCCGCTATCAAAAACGCCATCTGAACAGAATGGCCCAGGGCATCTGTGAGCCCCGGGCCGGTCTGTTATTTTCTGATATGCTTTCATCCCTTGAACGGATCGCTGATCACGGGACAAATGTTGCATTCTCTGTCATGGATCATGCAGACGAAGAGCTGCTGACAGAATCATGA
- a CDS encoding glycoside hydrolase family 13 protein yields the protein MIHNASIEQYREPVGAVTKGEEVKLRLFALEGTAVTVELVLYSEDYHKTFSMREKKGFYECIIEMPEKACILWYYFRITEGNYTYYYGARPGRTCGEGIRVEEDVRGFQITVYERGFETPRWLSKGIMYQIFPDRFCRGDRQNTVRGEAYHRKMGRDIYVHKSWEERPLFGPMEGKEFYDPCDFFGGDLEGIKKRLDELKKLGVTCIYLNPIVESSSNHRYNTGDYKKVDPFLGDNEDFRELCEVARRKGIHIILDGVFSHTGADSLYFNKNGNYKSVGAYQSQDSPYYDWYSFDSRGDYKSWWGFRSLPEVNELDERFLSYIITGRNSVLKHWFNLGASGFRLDVADELPDEFIFLMRKTMKKMFKNYALIGEVWEDVTTKESYGVKRKYALGRGLDSTMNYPFKVNCVNFLLGNEDAYAMQQFLLGQQCNYPKPFYYSVMNLLSSHDIPRIRTTLASGMNEMLPSRENQIDYVVTSENDRRGAVLSRLAFAIQFFIPGIPSIYYGDEYGMNGLMDPFNRGPYFKHDTKIYEELKTVSVFRSREKILQTGYALYIGASKNVLAILRFAAGNKDIFGEPCGQGAYLLLVNPGDEEEEIEFDIADHKEGVPEEEHRRLIKMLGNTRVHTKIQKSDYKIMRLS from the coding sequence ATGATCCATAATGCATCAATTGAGCAGTACAGAGAACCTGTTGGGGCTGTCACAAAAGGCGAAGAGGTAAAACTTCGCCTTTTTGCCTTGGAGGGAACAGCTGTCACTGTGGAACTGGTCTTATATTCGGAAGATTACCATAAGACCTTTTCAATGAGAGAGAAAAAGGGTTTCTATGAATGTATCATAGAGATGCCGGAAAAAGCGTGTATCCTGTGGTATTATTTCAGGATCACAGAGGGAAATTACACGTACTATTACGGAGCAAGGCCGGGACGGACCTGCGGGGAAGGGATTCGGGTAGAAGAAGATGTCCGGGGCTTTCAGATAACGGTTTACGAAAGAGGGTTTGAGACGCCTAGATGGCTTTCAAAAGGCATTATGTATCAGATATTCCCGGACCGGTTCTGCCGGGGAGACAGGCAGAATACCGTGCGGGGGGAAGCATACCACAGAAAAATGGGCCGTGATATTTATGTGCACAAAAGCTGGGAGGAACGCCCGCTTTTCGGACCTATGGAGGGAAAAGAATTCTATGATCCCTGTGATTTCTTCGGGGGAGATCTGGAAGGCATCAAGAAGCGGCTGGATGAACTGAAAAAGCTTGGGGTTACATGCATTTATCTGAATCCGATCGTCGAGTCAAGCTCCAATCACCGCTACAATACGGGAGATTATAAAAAGGTAGATCCGTTCCTTGGGGACAACGAAGACTTCAGAGAATTATGCGAGGTTGCCAGGAGAAAAGGAATCCATATTATTCTGGACGGGGTTTTCTCCCACACAGGAGCAGACAGCCTGTATTTCAATAAAAATGGGAATTACAAAAGTGTAGGCGCATACCAGAGCCAGGATTCACCGTATTATGACTGGTATTCTTTTGACAGCAGGGGCGATTACAAGAGCTGGTGGGGCTTTCGGAGTCTGCCGGAAGTCAATGAGCTGGATGAGCGCTTTCTGTCTTATATTATCACGGGAAGGAATTCTGTGTTAAAGCACTGGTTTAACCTGGGGGCATCGGGATTCCGGCTGGATGTGGCGGATGAGCTTCCGGATGAATTTATTTTCCTGATGCGTAAAACGATGAAAAAAATGTTTAAGAACTATGCCCTGATCGGGGAAGTGTGGGAAGATGTGACCACCAAGGAAAGTTACGGGGTCAAGAGAAAATATGCTCTCGGCAGGGGGCTTGACAGCACTATGAATTATCCGTTTAAGGTAAACTGTGTCAACTTTTTGCTTGGAAATGAAGATGCGTATGCTATGCAGCAGTTTTTGCTGGGGCAGCAGTGCAATTATCCAAAGCCGTTTTATTACAGCGTAATGAATCTGCTCTCGTCCCACGACATCCCAAGAATCCGGACGACACTGGCTTCAGGCATGAATGAAATGCTGCCGTCCAGGGAAAACCAGATCGACTATGTAGTCACATCAGAAAATGACCGCAGGGGAGCCGTGCTCTCCAGGCTGGCATTCGCGATTCAGTTTTTCATTCCGGGAATTCCTTCGATTTATTATGGGGATGAATATGGGATGAACGGCCTGATGGACCCGTTTAACCGGGGGCCTTATTTTAAACATGATACGAAAATTTATGAAGAATTGAAGACGGTTTCGGTGTTCAGGAGCAGGGAAAAAATCCTTCAGACAGGATACGCGCTGTATATCGGCGCATCAAAAAATGTTCTGGCTATCCTTCGCTTTGCCGCTGGGAATAAAGATATATTCGGAGAACCGTGCGGACAGGGGGCCTATCTTCTGCTTGTAAATCCGGGAGATGAGGAAGAAGAGATAGAATTTGACATCGCGGATCACAAGGAAGGGGTGCCTGAGGAAGAACACAGGCGTCTCATCAAGATGCTTGGCAACACCCGTGTCCACACAAAGATACAAAAATCAGACTATAAGATCATGCGTCTGTCATGA
- a CDS encoding glycogen/starch/alpha-glucan phosphorylase encodes MKIVNNNSKVKEIISNVENKLNNNFGTTLEEATRDELYKAGAGCIRDDIMHLWTKSRKKTEDLGLKKLYYMSAEFLMGRAYSNNLINSGVFRDYKEAFEKMGIDFDDILDEESDPGLGNGGLGRLAACFLDSLSTLNLPAIGCGIRYEYGLFQQKIIDGSQVEVEDDWLRDGFVWEVERPELTMEVRFNGEIRENWTEDGLKIEHYNYHTVLAVPYDVPVMGYKTNAPATLRLWSAKSKQNFDLHSFNEGRYEKASADSEFAEVISKVLYPADDHMQGKLLRLKQFYFLTSATMQLMVKHHKGKRGDLHTLPEYAAVQINDTHPTLAIPELMRILMDEEGFGWEEAEDIVSQIFNYTNHTIMAEALECWDENMFKLLLPRIYQIICVMNQKYCERLRTYYPNDEAKIAYMAIIGNNQIRMANLCVAVCHRVNGVSQLHGDILKTNLFHDSYNIYPQKFLAITNGITHRRWLALANPELCDLIQDNVRGDLLGDYRLFEKIMPMADDAEFCRKYDAIKQRNKRRLAKYLKQKQGIEINPDSLIDVQCKRLHEYKRQLLKCLHIIYLYKQVKKNPDFLSKPITFIFGAKAAPGYQRAKEIIRLINSIGDMVNNDPATKDKMQVVFVENYSVSVAEVLIPAADISEQLSTAGLEASGTGNMKFMMNGALTLGTMDGANVEIFEQVGKENIFIFGATVDEINSMKQYRTYNPGTIFEQNPMIREVCNCLIAGELPRYGKRKYSDIYQSLLFGEHNIPDQYFVLYDLPSYVEEFEKVYDMYINHHDEWVKKAVINTAKSGFFSSDRTIEEYNEKIWNLPTYK; translated from the coding sequence ATGAAAATTGTAAACAATAACAGTAAGGTGAAGGAGATCATCAGCAATGTTGAGAACAAGCTGAACAACAACTTCGGAACAACATTGGAGGAGGCAACCAGAGATGAGCTTTATAAGGCGGGAGCTGGCTGCATCCGGGATGATATCATGCATCTTTGGACCAAGAGCCGTAAAAAGACAGAGGATCTGGGACTGAAAAAATTATACTATATGTCTGCGGAATTCCTAATGGGAAGAGCATACAGCAACAACCTGATCAATTCCGGGGTTTTCAGGGACTATAAAGAGGCCTTCGAAAAAATGGGCATTGACTTTGACGATATTTTGGATGAAGAGAGCGATCCGGGGCTTGGTAACGGAGGACTTGGACGTCTGGCCGCATGCTTCCTGGATTCTTTGTCCACCTTAAATCTGCCGGCGATCGGATGCGGCATCCGTTATGAATACGGGCTGTTCCAGCAGAAGATCATCGACGGAAGTCAGGTAGAGGTAGAAGACGACTGGCTGAGAGACGGTTTCGTGTGGGAAGTAGAACGCCCGGAACTGACGATGGAAGTCCGCTTTAACGGAGAGATCAGGGAAAACTGGACAGAGGACGGCTTAAAGATCGAGCACTATAATTATCACACAGTGCTGGCAGTACCGTACGATGTGCCGGTTATGGGATATAAGACCAATGCCCCGGCTACATTGAGACTCTGGAGTGCAAAGAGCAAGCAGAACTTTGACCTTCATTCTTTTAATGAGGGAAGATATGAGAAGGCTTCTGCGGATTCAGAGTTTGCGGAAGTAATCTCAAAGGTTCTCTATCCTGCGGATGACCATATGCAGGGAAAACTGCTCAGATTAAAGCAGTTTTATTTCCTGACATCTGCCACTATGCAGCTTATGGTAAAACACCACAAGGGAAAAAGAGGAGATCTCCATACTCTTCCTGAGTATGCGGCTGTCCAGATCAACGATACTCACCCGACCCTTGCAATCCCTGAATTAATGAGAATTCTCATGGATGAAGAAGGCTTCGGATGGGAAGAAGCAGAGGACATCGTAAGCCAGATCTTTAACTATACGAACCATACGATCATGGCCGAGGCTTTGGAGTGCTGGGATGAAAACATGTTTAAGCTTCTTCTGCCGAGAATTTATCAGATCATCTGTGTTATGAACCAGAAGTACTGTGAGCGTCTGAGAACTTATTATCCGAATGATGAGGCCAAGATTGCTTATATGGCGATCATCGGAAATAACCAGATCCGCATGGCAAACCTTTGTGTTGCCGTCTGCCACAGGGTGAACGGAGTTTCCCAGCTTCACGGAGACATATTAAAGACGAATCTGTTCCACGATTCATACAATATTTATCCTCAAAAATTCCTTGCAATTACCAACGGCATTACACACAGAAGATGGCTTGCTCTGGCAAATCCGGAACTGTGTGATCTGATTCAGGATAATGTCAGGGGAGACCTGCTCGGTGACTACCGTCTGTTTGAAAAGATCATGCCGATGGCTGACGACGCGGAATTCTGCAGGAAATATGATGCTATTAAACAGCGCAATAAGAGAAGGCTTGCCAAGTATCTGAAACAGAAACAGGGAATAGAGATTAATCCGGATTCTCTGATCGATGTGCAGTGCAAACGGCTTCATGAGTACAAGAGACAGCTGCTAAAATGCCTGCATATTATTTATCTGTACAAACAGGTGAAGAAAAATCCTGATTTCTTAAGCAAGCCGATCACCTTTATTTTCGGGGCAAAAGCGGCTCCGGGATATCAGAGGGCAAAGGAGATCATCCGTCTGATCAACTCCATCGGAGACATGGTCAACAATGATCCTGCGACGAAGGATAAGATGCAGGTTGTATTTGTAGAAAACTACTCGGTGTCTGTGGCTGAAGTGCTGATACCGGCGGCTGACATCAGCGAACAGCTTTCAACGGCCGGACTGGAAGCATCAGGAACCGGAAACATGAAGTTTATGATGAACGGTGCGCTGACTCTTGGAACTATGGACGGAGCTAATGTGGAAATTTTTGAGCAGGTAGGCAAAGAAAATATCTTTATTTTTGGGGCCACTGTGGATGAGATCAATTCCATGAAACAGTACCGGACGTACAATCCGGGAACCATTTTTGAACAAAACCCAATGATCCGTGAGGTGTGCAACTGTCTGATCGCGGGAGAACTTCCGAGATACGGAAAGAGAAAATATTCTGATATTTATCAGTCTCTGCTGTTTGGAGAACATAATATTCCGGATCAGTATTTTGTCCTGTATGATCTGCCTTCTTATGTGGAAGAATTTGAGAAGGTATACGACATGTATATCAATCACCACGATGAATGGGTGAAGAAAGCGGTGATCAATACCGCTAAATCCGGATTTTTCTCTTCCGACAGAACGATTGAAGAGTACAATGAAAAAATCTGGAATTTACCAACATACAAATAG
- the glgA gene encoding glycogen synthase GlgA — MNKRNECMMNVLMVAAECAPFVKLGGLADVIGTLPKELNKLHADTRVMMPFHRQIKDKYAAQTKHMADFYIHFAGRDVYVGVEGLFFNDVTYYFIDNEEYFGDAVYRGGDAEGEQYAYFCRAVIEAAGRIGFLPDVLHCNDWQTGLIPLLLKTQYSHWEIGRARTIFTIHNMMYQGEYAFEAFHHWLGIDPRYDTPEFMHNYECASFMKAALVFADRISTVSPTYAQEIKTPEFSYRLEGILNARAWDTWGIVNGINTEEFDPETDPYLQYHFNKDDLTGKKKNKEKLISDLGLSISPGVPIIGMVSRLTAQKGLDLVKYILDELMCTEDIAFVVLGTGDHDYEEFFRFMENKYKGRVCSYIAYNNAVAHQIYAASDLFLMPSKFEPCGISQMIALRYGTLPIVRETGGLCDTVQSYNEFEETGNGFSFRNYNAHEMLSVIRYALNTLRSPKRRKGLIQRAMESDNSFASSAKKYLELYQSIL, encoded by the coding sequence ATGAATAAAAGGAATGAGTGTATGATGAACGTACTGATGGTTGCAGCGGAATGTGCTCCCTTTGTGAAGCTGGGCGGCCTTGCCGATGTCATCGGTACTCTGCCCAAGGAGCTCAACAAGCTTCATGCGGATACCAGAGTCATGATGCCGTTCCACCGCCAGATCAAGGATAAGTATGCTGCACAGACAAAGCATATGGCAGATTTTTATATACATTTTGCCGGAAGAGACGTATATGTAGGCGTTGAGGGCTTATTTTTCAACGATGTCACGTATTACTTTATTGACAATGAAGAGTACTTCGGCGATGCGGTTTACCGGGGCGGGGACGCAGAAGGAGAGCAGTACGCATATTTCTGCCGTGCTGTAATCGAAGCTGCCGGAAGGATCGGATTCCTTCCGGATGTGCTTCACTGCAATGACTGGCAGACCGGGCTGATCCCGCTTCTCCTGAAGACTCAGTACAGCCATTGGGAGATCGGGCGTGCCAGGACGATCTTTACAATTCACAACATGATGTATCAGGGTGAGTATGCCTTTGAGGCTTTTCACCACTGGCTGGGCATCGATCCGAGGTATGATACACCGGAATTTATGCATAACTATGAGTGTGCAAGCTTTATGAAAGCAGCCCTCGTATTCGCAGACCGGATCAGTACGGTAAGTCCCACTTATGCACAGGAGATCAAGACTCCTGAGTTTTCATACAGGCTGGAAGGTATTTTGAATGCCAGGGCCTGGGATACATGGGGAATCGTAAACGGCATCAATACAGAAGAATTCGATCCGGAGACAGACCCGTACCTGCAGTATCATTTTAATAAAGATGATCTGACAGGAAAGAAAAAGAATAAAGAAAAACTGATCAGTGATCTGGGACTGAGCATTTCTCCCGGCGTGCCGATCATCGGCATGGTCAGCCGCCTTACCGCACAGAAGGGACTTGATTTAGTCAAGTATATCCTGGATGAGCTGATGTGTACGGAAGATATTGCTTTCGTCGTATTGGGAACAGGCGACCATGATTATGAAGAATTTTTCCGCTTTATGGAGAATAAGTATAAGGGAAGAGTATGCTCATATATCGCATACAACAATGCGGTGGCTCATCAGATCTATGCTGCCAGCGACTTGTTCCTTATGCCTTCTAAATTTGAACCGTGCGGCATCTCACAGATGATCGCACTTCGATACGGAACTCTGCCGATCGTGCGGGAGACCGGAGGGCTTTGTGACACGGTCCAGAGCTACAATGAATTTGAAGAGACAGGAAACGGATTTTCTTTCAGAAATTACAATGCACACGAGATGCTTTCAGTCATTCGTTACGCATTGAATACGCTGCGCAGTCCAAAGCGCAGGAAAGGCTTGATCCAAAGGGCGATGGAGTCTGACAACAGTTTTGCGTCATCAGCCAAAAAATATCTAGAATTATACCAGAGCATTCTTTAG
- the glgD gene encoding glucose-1-phosphate adenylyltransferase subunit GlgD: MENQMLGLINAGEENRRLQDLVRTRSLSALPVGGRYRTIDFLLSNMVNSAIKNVGIMTRYNYSSLMDHVGSGKDWGLNRKRGGLYTFPPYISGSGRSGEYASVMDGLRGTLGFLKKASEPYILLGRSYVIFNSDFNDMLEKHIDSGADISMMYFDNSDDATNCDYDGVYLKPDESGRITDMCYSETKHRYGKKSMDVYIMKRELLIDFIQEAVSHNRKHFFFDVLIPNFDRLYIQGYEYKGYVGCITSVEAYYNINMDLLKQDVQKELFFGKNKVYTRTSDSAPARYGIEANISNSLISSGCEVDGTVENSIIFRGCQIEKGAVIRNSIVMAEGFIGKGADINHTIMDRHVKIYSNAHLSGSRQHPVFIPKGASVNE, encoded by the coding sequence ATGGAAAATCAAATGCTTGGACTTATAAATGCAGGAGAAGAAAACAGAAGGCTTCAGGATTTGGTGCGCACCCGAAGCTTATCGGCACTCCCGGTAGGCGGAAGATACCGGACCATAGATTTCCTCCTGAGCAATATGGTCAACTCTGCCATTAAAAATGTCGGAATCATGACAAGATACAATTACAGCTCTCTGATGGATCATGTTGGTTCCGGGAAAGACTGGGGACTCAACAGGAAACGCGGAGGACTTTATACCTTCCCTCCGTATATTTCAGGAAGCGGAAGATCCGGAGAATATGCCAGTGTCATGGATGGGCTGAGGGGAACTTTGGGATTTTTAAAGAAGGCTTCCGAGCCGTATATTCTTCTTGGACGTTCTTATGTGATATTTAATTCTGATTTTAACGACATGCTGGAAAAACACATCGACAGCGGCGCGGATATCTCCATGATGTATTTTGACAACAGTGATGACGCCACGAACTGTGATTATGACGGTGTATACCTGAAACCGGATGAGTCCGGACGCATTACAGATATGTGCTATTCGGAGACAAAGCACCGCTACGGCAAGAAGAGCATGGATGTGTATATTATGAAACGGGAACTCCTGATCGACTTTATCCAGGAGGCAGTATCCCACAACAGAAAACATTTCTTCTTCGACGTACTTATTCCGAATTTTGACCGCCTGTATATTCAGGGATACGAATACAAAGGATATGTAGGCTGCATCACATCTGTGGAGGCTTACTACAATATCAATATGGACTTATTGAAACAAGATGTTCAAAAAGAACTGTTTTTTGGTAAGAATAAAGTGTATACTAGGACGAGTGACAGTGCGCCTGCCCGCTATGGCATCGAGGCGAATATCAGCAACAGTCTGATCAGCAGCGGCTGTGAAGTCGACGGAACCGTAGAAAATTCTATTATCTTCCGCGGATGCCAGATTGAGAAAGGCGCAGTGATCAGAAATTCCATCGTTATGGCGGAAGGATTTATAGGAAAGGGTGCGGACATCAATCATACGATTATGGACCGGCATGTAAAGATCTATTCTAACGCACATTTATCCGGATCCAGACAGCATCCGGTGTTCATACCGAAGGGAGCCAGCGTCAATGAATAA
- a CDS encoding glucose-1-phosphate adenylyltransferase, which produces MITKKECVAMLLAGGQGSRLFALTQKKAKPAVPYGGKYKIIDFPLSNCANSGIDTVGVLTQYEPLELNSYIGTGGFWDLDNMNGGAFVLPPYVRGEQGNWYRGTADAIYQNINFIDNYDPDHIIVLSGDQICCMDYQKMLNYHKKKGADCTISVLEVTLEEAKRFGIMNTDEDNRIEEFEEKPAHPKSTKASMGIYVFKWKLIRQYLIDDANDPDSEHDFGKNIIPRMLEEGKKMYAYSFDGYWRDVGTISSLWEANMELLEENPQLNLNDDKLKVYTRTYGLPPHYIAEGASVKKSIIADGSFIEGTVENCVIHSGVKIGKGAVVKNSVIMKDSIVRENSEINKAIIDEEVVVEEGSKVGEGNEVTVIGYHSVVLEDAVVEDGAMIYPESILH; this is translated from the coding sequence ATGATTACAAAAAAAGAGTGTGTAGCAATGTTGCTGGCAGGCGGCCAGGGAAGCCGATTATTCGCGTTGACCCAGAAGAAGGCGAAGCCTGCTGTTCCCTACGGCGGTAAATATAAGATTATAGATTTCCCGTTATCCAACTGTGCGAATTCAGGAATCGACACCGTGGGTGTCCTGACTCAGTATGAACCCCTGGAGCTTAATTCCTATATCGGAACCGGAGGGTTCTGGGATTTAGACAATATGAACGGAGGAGCCTTTGTTCTTCCGCCGTATGTGAGAGGCGAACAGGGAAACTGGTACCGCGGAACTGCCGATGCCATTTATCAGAATATCAATTTCATTGACAATTATGATCCGGACCACATCATTGTATTGTCCGGTGACCAGATCTGCTGTATGGATTATCAGAAGATGCTGAATTACCATAAGAAGAAAGGCGCTGACTGTACGATCTCTGTGCTGGAAGTTACACTGGAGGAAGCGAAGCGTTTTGGGATCATGAACACCGATGAGGACAACAGGATCGAGGAGTTCGAAGAAAAACCGGCTCACCCTAAGAGCACGAAAGCATCTATGGGTATTTACGTGTTCAAATGGAAACTGATCCGCCAGTACCTGATCGATGATGCAAATGATCCGGATTCAGAACACGATTTCGGCAAAAACATCATTCCGAGAATGCTGGAAGAAGGAAAGAAAATGTATGCATACAGCTTTGACGGATACTGGAGAGATGTGGGAACGATTTCAAGCCTGTGGGAGGCTAACATGGAGCTTCTGGAGGAGAATCCTCAGCTGAATTTAAACGATGACAAGCTGAAAGTCTACACGAGAACTTACGGACTTCCGCCTCATTACATAGCAGAAGGTGCCAGTGTGAAAAAGAGCATCATCGCAGACGGCTCTTTCATCGAGGGGACCGTGGAAAACTGTGTCATTCATTCCGGCGTAAAGATCGGAAAGGGAGCCGTGGTGAAGAACAGTGTCATTATGAAAGATTCCATCGTCCGGGAGAACAGTGAGATCAACAAGGCGATCATTGACGAGGAAGTTGTTGTGGAAGAGGGAAGCAAAGTCGGAGAAGGCAATGAAGTTACTGTCATCGGCTATCACAGTGTGGTGCTTGAGGATGCTGTCGTTGAGGATGGTGCAATGATCTATCCGGAATCTATTTTACACTAG